The following proteins are encoded in a genomic region of Chaetodon auriga isolate fChaAug3 chromosome 8, fChaAug3.hap1, whole genome shotgun sequence:
- the LOC143324841 gene encoding C-C chemokine receptor type 1-like, which produces MSADNEDNTSTTTVLDYSSYYDLTEEYAPCNTNNVRAFGMVFLPTLYSLVIILGFIGNGLVVWVLVKHRNQINLTDICLFNLALSDLLFLITLPFYTHFSRVSTWPFGDFMCRFSAVSHNTGFFSSIFFMVAMTMDRYLAIVHSLKVTQFRTLKTGIILTVVVWMLSLSVSLPASIFTKVTNGSYGMSCHSDFENKHWRLYSLFASNILGLVIPLLVMVTCYSGIISTLLNMKGAKKHRVVKLIFSIIVAFFLFWAPYNICLFLKFLKSEGKLEGDECNLEANLGLALTVTEPIAFSHCCLNPIIYAFVGQKFRKRALQLLKSWVPGILSAGGLSESSYRRGSVMSRSSEFTPIFIE; this is translated from the exons ATGTCCGcagacaatgaagacaacacCAGCACGACCACGGTGTTGGATTATTCATCTTATTATGACCTGACTGAAGAGTACGCTCCTTGCAACACCAATAATGTGAGAGCTTTTGGCATGGTGTTTCTGCCCACCCTCTACAGTCTGGTTATCATCCTGGGCTTCAtag GTAATGGCCTAGTGGTATGGGTCCTGGTGAAGCACCGGAACCAGATCAACTTGACAGACATCTGCCTTTTCAACCTGGCTCTCTctgacctcctcttcctcatcacaCTGCCTTTCTACACGCACTTCTCCAGGGTCAGCACATGGCCTTTCGGAGACTTTATGTGCCGTTTCTCTGCCGTCTCCCACAACACAGGGTTCTTCAGCAGCATCTTCTTCATGGTCGCCATGACAATGGACCGCTACCTGGCCATCGTGCACTCTCTCAAGGTGACACAATTCCGCACTCTGAAAACAGGCATCATTCTCACTGTGGTGGTCTGGATGCTGAGCTTGAGTGTCTCTCTCCCGGCTTCGATCTTCACAAAGGTGACCAATGGCTCTTATGGGATGAGTTGTCACTCTGACTTcgaaaacaaacactggaggCTTTACAGCCTCTTTGCATCAAATATACTGGGTCTTGTGATTCCTTTGTTGGTGATGGTAACTTGCTATTCAGGGATCATCTCCACACTATTGAACATGAAGGGTGCAAAGAAGCATCGTGTTGTCAAGCTGATCTTCTCCATAATAGTTGCCTTTTTCTTATTCTGGGCCCCATATAACATTTGCCTCTTCTTGAAATTTCTGAAATCTGAGGGTAAACTGGAAGGTGACGAATGCAACCTGGAAGCAAATTTAGGGCTGGCGTTAACAGTGACTGAGCCCATTGCTTTTAGTCACTGCTGTCTGAACCCCATCATATACGCCTTTGTGGGACAAAAGTTTAGGAAACGAGCCTTGCAGCTGTTGAAGAGCTGGGTACCTGGGATTCTCTCTGCTGGCGGTCTGTCAGAGAGCTCATACAGAAGAGGCTCAGTTATGTCCAGGTCTTCTGAGTTCACCCCCATTTTCATCGAGTAG
- the LOC143325056 gene encoding C-C chemokine receptor type 2-like has product MLLQFQQPGWLSLKDRAAQPQLNASHEITMNFTEYDPFESLEMYDYDYNSTCDEEAGPDFSNIAIVLPVLYYTLFCLGLLGNTTVLWVLLRHIKLKTMTDVCLLNLASSDLILAVSLPLWAYNSQNIALCKLMTGVYQLGFYSGTLFVTLMSVDRYLAIVHAVAALRARTLGYGITASIAIWVIAVIMAIPQVVFASLEIDPDDNSTQCQPLYPEDRQLFWKMLRNFSENTVGLFVCLPIMIFCYLKILVVLSKCRNSKKDRAMKLIFTIVCVFVVCWVPYNVTVFLQTLQLFEILNTCEASKNINSAMSFAEIIALCHCCVNPVIYAFVGEKFRKSLGNVLTRYLCWNQQSRWAFSQRDTTEKETSNTPVRSDY; this is encoded by the exons ATGTTGCTGCAATTCCAACAGCCTGGGTGGTTATCTTTGAAGGATAGAGCTGCCCAACCACAACTCAATGCCTCACATGAAAT CACTATGAACTTTACAGAGTACGATCCATTCGAGTCCTTGGAGATGTACGACTACGATTATAATTCCACCTGTGATGAGGAGGCCGGTCCAGATTTTTCCAACATAGCCATTGTTCTGCCGGTTCTTTACTACACACTGTTTTGTCTCGGCCTGCTCG GAAACACCACAGTTCTCTGGGTTCTTCTCCGGCACATAAAGCTGAAGACGATGACGGACGTATGCCTCCTCAACCTGGCCTCGTCTGACCTCATCCTGGCTGTATCCCTGCCCCTCTGGGCCTACAATTCCCAGAACATTGCACTATGCAAACTGATGACCGGAGTCTATCAG TTGGGTTTCTACAGTGGAACGCTGTTTGTGACCCTGATGAGTGTGGACCGCTACCTGGCCATCGTCCACGCTGTTGCAGCCTTGCGAGCCCGGACGCTTGGCTACGGAATCACAGCCAGCATCGCTATCTGGGTTATAGCTGTCATCATGGCGATCCCTCAGGTGGTATTTGCCTCCTTGGAGATAGATCCAGATGATAACAGCACCCAGTGCCAGCCACTGTATCCAGAGGACAGGCAGCTGTTTTGGAAGATGCTGCGAAACTTCAGTGAGAACACTGTGGGCCTTTTCGTGTGCCTCCCCATCATGATTTTCTGCTACCTGAAAATCCTTGTTGTGCTGTCCAAGTGCAGGAACTCCAAAAAGGACAGAGCTATGAAGCTGATATTCaccatagtgtgtgtgtttgtggtgtgctGGGTCCCCTACAACGTCACGGTTTTCCTTcagacactgcagctgtttgaaatCCTGAACACCTGCGAGGCTTCAAAAAACATCAACTCTGCCATGAGCTTTGCTGAGATCATTgcactgtgtcactgctgcgTAAATCCAGTCATATATGCATTCGTAGGGGAGAAGTTTAGAAAGTCACTGGGCAACGTGCTCACTAGATACCTCTGCTGGAATCAACAGAGCAGATGGGCTTTCAGCCAGAGAGAcaccacagagaaagagacgtCCAACACACCTGTAAGATCAGATTATTAG
- the LOC143324764 gene encoding C-C chemokine receptor type 8-like has product MNTTISYLLNSTGRQLTMAAATTAVASFSGLTESPPTEDMSSFATTSFSDYPTASTTEYYYDYPEDGYGRCVYERHGASFLPAVYTIFFLLGLLGNSLVIWVTACGARLRSMTDVCLLNLAVADLLLVCSLPFQAHQARDQWLFGDAMCKIVLGTYHVAFYCGIFFISLMSIDRYLAVVHAVYAMRARTRSFGMIAAAVVWVAGFLASFPDLIFLKQQPSQNSLQFCFSAYPKAASDDGSANSHLWRIFSIFKMNILGLFLPVFIMCFCYSQIIWRLLYSQSSKKQAIHLVLTVVAVFFCCWVPYNIASFFRALELLDKYTECESSKAIRLALQVTEAIAYSHSCLNPILYVFVGEKFRRHLLRLINRTPCRLCQVIKVYLPQDRITGSVYSQTTSVDERSTAV; this is encoded by the exons ATGAACACCACTATCAGCTATCTTCTGAACAGCACTGGCAG gCAGCTGACCATGGCTGCAGCTACCACTGCCGTCGCTTCTTTCAGTGGCTTAACAGAGAGTCCTCCCACAGAAGACATGTCGAG CTTTGCTACAACATCCTTCTCCGATTATCCCACTGCAAGCACCACAGAGTACTACTACGACTACCCTGAAGATGGCTACGGGAGATGTGTGTATGAGCGTCATGGGGCCAGTTTTCTTCCAGCTGTCTACACCATTTTCTTCCTCCTAGGCCTTCTGGGTAACTCTCTGGTCATCTGGGTCACTGCTTGTGGTGCGCGACTCCGCAGCATGACCGACGTGTGCCTCCTGAACTTGGCTGTTGCTGACCTTCTCTTGGTGTGTTCCCTTCCCTTCCAAGCCCACCAAGCCCGGGACCAGTGGCTGTTTGGGGATGCCATGTGCAAAATAGTGCTGGGAACTTACCACGTTGCTTTTTACTGCGGGATCTTCTTCATCAGTCTAATGAGCATTGACCGGTACTTGGCTGTGGTACATGCTGTTTACGCTATGAGAGCGCGGACAAGGTCCTTTGGAATGATCGCAGCTGCTGTTGTATGGGTTGCTGGATTTTTGGCCTCTTTCCCTGACCTGATCTTTCTCAAACAGCAGCCTAGTCAGAATTCACTTCAGTTCTGCTTCTCTGCATATCCCAAAGCTGCTTCAGATGATGGGTCCGCCAACTCTCACCTCTGGAGGatcttcagcatttttaaaatgaacattttgggTCTATTTCTCCCGGTTTTCATTATGTGTTTCTGCTACTCCCAGATCATCTGGAGACTGCTGTACAGCCAGTCATCTAAGAAACAGGCCATCCATTTAGTTCTCACAGTGGTggctgttttcttctgctgctgggtCCCCTACAACATTGCATCATTCTTCAGAGCACTGGAGCTATTGGACAAATATACAGAATGCGAAAGCAGCAAAGCCATCAGACTGGCTTTGCAAGTCACTGAGGCCATTGCCTACTCTCACAGCTGCCTCAACCCCATCCTTTATGTGTTTGTTGGGGAGAAGTTCAGGAGGCACCTGCTCAGGTTGATAAACAGGACTCCCTGCAGACTGTGCCAGGTGATAAAGGTCTACCTTCCTCAGGACAGAATCACAGGGTCAGTCTACTCTCAGACTACCAGCGTGGATGAGAGGAGCACTGCTGTGTAA